GCACGCTGCGCGTCACGCGGGTGGACCAGAACGTCGTCACCGCGCAGATCGTCGACACCTGGGACGGCATCGAGCGCGGCGACCTGGTGGGCCCGTACGGCGAGAAGCTCACGGAGCGCATCGCGCCCCGGCCCAACTCGAAGGAGGTCCGCGGCACCATCGTGACGTCGCTGGTGCCGTACCTGTCCCAGCTGGGCGAGCACCACACCGTGGTGGTCGACCGCGGCAGCTCGGATGGCGTGGAGCTGGGCAACACCTTCACCATCCTCCACCAGGGCGATCCGTCGAACCACGTCCTCGGCAAGCCCGGCAAGGCGCAGAACCCGAGCCCCAAGGACAAGTCCTTCCCGTGGGAGCCCATCGGGACCTGCATGGTCACCGAGCTGAAGGAGCGCACCAGCAACTGCCTGGTGCTCCGCTCCACCGAGGAGCTCGCCACCGGCGACCGCGTCGTGATGCAGGTGGGGAACGCTCCCACTGCCGAGCGCTGAAGCCGGCAGGAAAAGTGCATCCCCTCCGGGCGTGGAGGGGTTGAGTGCTTGACCGGTGGCGGCCCGGTGTTTATGTGTCGCGCCCCTCCCAGGGGACCCATCTTCTATATAGGTGGGAACCGCGTGGGGGTCGGGTATGGCGGACGCTGAGACGGACAGCCTCACGGCGGAGCAGCAGGCCTGCCTCGCGCTCTGGGCCGTTCCTGGCCTGGGGCCGAGGACGCTGGCCGCCCTGCGCCAATTCGCGGACGGCCGGCTGGCGCCCCTCCTCTCGACGCGGGTGTCGGACTGGCTGTCCGAGGCGCCGGTCTCTTCCCCGGTGCGGCGTCGCCTGGCGGTGGTGGAGCGCCTGTCGCTGCTGGCGGAGCGGGTGCTGGAGGCCTGCCACGCCGGGCGGATGGGGATGGCCTTCGCGGGCGAGCGGACCTACCCGGAGCTCTTGAGGGAGGTGGAGGACGCGCCGCCGCTGCTGTTCCACCGGGGGCGGCCGGGCCCGCCGCGCAGGCGGGTGGCCATGGTGGGGAGCCGGCATCCGGACCAGGGCTTCCTGCCGTTCGCCCGGGCATTCGCCCGGCGGGTGGCCGAGGGTGGGGTGGGCGTGGTGTCGGGCGCCGCCGCGGGCGTGGACCGCGCCTGCCATTGGGGCGCGCTGGACGTGGGTGGGGAGACGTGGGCGTTCCTGGGGTCGGCGCTGGACGCGTTGGACCCCGCGCAGGCGCGGCTGCTGCCGCACTTCCTGGAGCGTGGGGGCGTCTACTTCAGCGAGCTGCCGCCCGGGGTCCGGGCGAGCACCTCCACCTTCCCCCGGCGCAACCGGCTCATCTCCGGCGCATCGGACGCGGTCCTGGTGATGCGGGCGGGGGAGGCGTCGGGGAGTCTGCTGACGGCCCAGGCGGGGCGGGCGCAGGGCCGGCCGCTGCTGGCGCTGCCCGGGGATGTCCGGCAGGAGGCGGCGGCGGGCTGCAATGTCCTCATCCGGGACGGGCACGCACGCGCCTGCCTGGGACCGGAGGATGTGTGGAAGGCCGTGGGCGCGCGGCCGGGGTTGGCGGTGGCGCCGGGGACGGGGGGCTCGTGGGACGAGCTCTCCGTGGAAGCACGGGGGGCCTATGCGCTGTTGGACCGGGTTCCCCGGACATTCGACCAGGTGCTGACCGGGAGCACCCTCTCCGCCGCCGCGCTCGCCAGCGCGCTGGTGGAGCTGGAGTTGACGGGGCTGGTCGTCCAGCACCCGGGCAGGCTGTACGAGAAGATCTAGGTAGGAGAGTCATGGCCACGCGGACGAAGAAGAAGGCGGAAGAGACCGAGGCGACCGAGGAGAAGGCGCCCCGCAAGGCGACGACCGGGCGCACGACGGCCAAGAAGAAGCCCGCGGCCAAGAAGGCCGCGAAGAAGAAGACCGCGGCCCGCCGCCGCGCCGCCAAGGGGGAGGACGACGCGCTGCCCACGGTGGAGGCGGACGCGGAGGAGGAGGTCACGCCCCGCGGCAAGGGACCTCACTACCTGGTCGTCGTGGAGTCGCCCGCCAAGGCGAAGACCATCAAGAAGTACCTGGGCTCCGGCTACACGGTGAAGGCCTCCGTGGGGCACGTGAAGGACCTGCCCAAGAGCAAGATGGGCGTCGACGTGGAGCACGACTTCCAGCCCGAGTACGAGGTCATCAAGGGCAAGGAGAAGGTGCTCAACGAGCTGAAGAAGATGGCGAAGTCCGCGGACAAGGTCTTCCTCGCCACGGACCCCGACCGCGAGGGCGAGGCCATCGCCTGGCACATCAAGGAGGAGCTGGCGCACCCCGACGCCCTCCGGGTGACCTTCAACGAAATCACCAAGAAGGCCATCCAGGAGGCCATCGCCCAGCCGCGCGAGCTGAACCAGGACAACTACGACTCGCAGCAGACGCGCCGCATCCTCGACCGGCTCGTGGGCTACCAAATCTCCCCGCTGCTCTGGCAGAAGATCCGCCGGGGCCTGTCCGCCGGCCGCGTGCAGTCCGTCGCGGTGCGCCTCATCGTGGAGCGCGAGGCGGAGATCAAGGCCTTCGTCCCCGAGGAGTACTGGACGCTCGACGCGCTCCTGGAGGGCCCGTCCGGCCCGCCGCCGTTCAAGGCCAAGCTGTCCAAGGTGGACGGCAAGAAGGTGGAGCTCAAGGACCGCGCCGTCACGGAAGGGCTGGTCGCGGAGCTGCAGAAGGCCGACTTCGCGGTGTCGAAGGTGGACCGCCGCGAGCGCCGCCGCAACGCGCCCGCGCCGTTCATCACCTCCAAGCTCCAGCAGGAGGCCGCCAACCGGCTGTCCTTCACCGCCAAGAAGACGATGACGCTGGCGCAGAAGCTCTACGAGGGCGTGCCGCTCGGCGAGGAGGGCCAGACGGCGCTCATCACGTACATGCGTACGGACTCCACCCGTCTGTCCGACGACGCGGTGAAGCAGGTGCGCGAGATGATCGGCGCGAAGTACGGCGCGGAGTACCTGCCGGAAGAGGCCGTGGTCTACAAGTCCCGCAAGAGCGCGCAGGACGCCCACGAAGCCATCCGCCCCACGTCCCTGGAGTACCCGCCGGAGCGGGTGCGGCCCTTCTTCGAGGCCATGGACGAGCAGGACATGTTCCGGCTCTACGAGCTCATCTGGAACCGCTTCGTGGCGTGCCAGATGAAGCCCGCCGTCTATGACCAGACGAGCGCGGACATCACCGCGGGCCGCGCCACCTTCCGCGCCTCCGGCAGCACGCTGAAGTTCCCCGGCTACCTCGCGGTGTACGGCGCGGGCCTGACGCCGGAGGAGGAGGCGGAGAAGGAGAAGGCCAAGGCCGCCGGCGACGAGAACGCCGACGGCGCGGACGCCGTGGGCGACCTGCCGGTGCTCAACGACGGCGACCGGCTGGGCCTGCAGAAGCTGCTGCACGAGCAGCACTTCACCCAGCCGCCCCCGCGCTTCAGCGAGGCCACGCTGGTGAAGGAGCTGGAGGAGAAGGGCATCGGCCGTCCGTCGACGTACGCCGCCATCCTCTCCACCATCCAGGACAAGAAGTACGTGGAGAAGCTGGAGGGCCGCTTCCGGCCCACGGACCTGGGGCAGATGACCAACGAGATGCTGGTCAAGCACTTCCCCCACGAACTGGACGTCACCTTCACCGCGACGATGGAGGAGAAGCTGGATCAGATCTCCGACGGCGGCACGAGCTGGAAGGCCGTGCTGCACGACTTCTACGGGCCCTTCAAGGAGACGCTCGAGAAGGCGAAGGCGGAGATGCGCGACGTCAAGCGCGAGGAGATCAAGACCGACATCGCCTGCGAGAAGTGCGGCAGCCACTTCGTCATCAAGTTCGGGAAGATGGGGCACTTCCTCGCCTGCTCGAACTACCCCGACTGCAAGAACACCAAGGACTTCAAGCGGGACGCGGAGGGGAAGATCGTCATCGTCGAGGAGGAGACGACGGACGAGCTGTGTGAGAAGTGCGGCAAGCCCATGGTCATCAAGCGCGGCCGGTTCGGGCGCTTCATGGCGTGTTCGGGCTACCCGGACTGCAAGACGTCCAAGCCCATCTCCATCGGCGTGGGGTGCCCGGAGTGCAAGCAGGGCTACCTGACGGAGCGCCGCAGCGGACGGGGGAAGATCTTCTTCGGCTGCAACCGCTACCCGGACTGCCGCTTCGCCGCGTGGGACCGGCCGCTCGCCGAGAGCTGCCCCCAGTGCGCCTCGCCCTACCTGCTCCAGAAGTTCTCCAAGCGGGACGGCGCGTACATCGCCTGCCCCAACAAGGAGTGCGGGTACCGGCGGGAGGTGGCCGAGCAGGGGGGCGTGCCCACCGACCCCGGGGCCTCCTCCGCGGCCTGAAAACCCAAGTATTTACAGGGGGCTGGCCCGCCCACGGCTTGACAGCTTCGGCGGGCCCGCCCTAGAAGTCTCGCAATGATTTCCTCGGTGGTCAGCGAGCTGCTGGTCAACGCGAGCCTCGCGGCCGCGGACGCCGGAAAGCTGGGTCTCACGGATTCCGTCATCAAGTTCTTCAAGGATGGCGGCCCGTTCATGTTCGTGAACCTGTTCTGGCTGGCGTGCTCGCTGGCGGTGGCGATCGAACGCATCGTCACGCTGGTGTTCCGCTACAACCTGAACCCGGCGCCCTTCATGGAGCAGATCTCCAAGCTGGTGCGCAGCGGCAACCTGGACCGGGCCGTGAAGGTGTGCGGCATGGCGCCCACCGCGCCGCTGGCCAAGGTCATCC
This sequence is a window from Myxococcus stipitatus. Protein-coding genes within it:
- a CDS encoding DNA-processing protein DprA, giving the protein MADAETDSLTAEQQACLALWAVPGLGPRTLAALRQFADGRLAPLLSTRVSDWLSEAPVSSPVRRRLAVVERLSLLAERVLEACHAGRMGMAFAGERTYPELLREVEDAPPLLFHRGRPGPPRRRVAMVGSRHPDQGFLPFARAFARRVAEGGVGVVSGAAAGVDRACHWGALDVGGETWAFLGSALDALDPAQARLLPHFLERGGVYFSELPPGVRASTSTFPRRNRLISGASDAVLVMRAGEASGSLLTAQAGRAQGRPLLALPGDVRQEAAAGCNVLIRDGHARACLGPEDVWKAVGARPGLAVAPGTGGSWDELSVEARGAYALLDRVPRTFDQVLTGSTLSAAALASALVELELTGLVVQHPGRLYEKI
- the topA gene encoding type I DNA topoisomerase; this encodes MATRTKKKAEETEATEEKAPRKATTGRTTAKKKPAAKKAAKKKTAARRRAAKGEDDALPTVEADAEEEVTPRGKGPHYLVVVESPAKAKTIKKYLGSGYTVKASVGHVKDLPKSKMGVDVEHDFQPEYEVIKGKEKVLNELKKMAKSADKVFLATDPDREGEAIAWHIKEELAHPDALRVTFNEITKKAIQEAIAQPRELNQDNYDSQQTRRILDRLVGYQISPLLWQKIRRGLSAGRVQSVAVRLIVEREAEIKAFVPEEYWTLDALLEGPSGPPPFKAKLSKVDGKKVELKDRAVTEGLVAELQKADFAVSKVDRRERRRNAPAPFITSKLQQEAANRLSFTAKKTMTLAQKLYEGVPLGEEGQTALITYMRTDSTRLSDDAVKQVREMIGAKYGAEYLPEEAVVYKSRKSAQDAHEAIRPTSLEYPPERVRPFFEAMDEQDMFRLYELIWNRFVACQMKPAVYDQTSADITAGRATFRASGSTLKFPGYLAVYGAGLTPEEEAEKEKAKAAGDENADGADAVGDLPVLNDGDRLGLQKLLHEQHFTQPPPRFSEATLVKELEEKGIGRPSTYAAILSTIQDKKYVEKLEGRFRPTDLGQMTNEMLVKHFPHELDVTFTATMEEKLDQISDGGTSWKAVLHDFYGPFKETLEKAKAEMRDVKREEIKTDIACEKCGSHFVIKFGKMGHFLACSNYPDCKNTKDFKRDAEGKIVIVEEETTDELCEKCGKPMVIKRGRFGRFMACSGYPDCKTSKPISIGVGCPECKQGYLTERRSGRGKIFFGCNRYPDCRFAAWDRPLAESCPQCASPYLLQKFSKRDGAYIACPNKECGYRREVAEQGGVPTDPGASSAA